A single genomic interval of Gemmatimonadota bacterium harbors:
- the icd gene encoding isocitrate dehydrogenase (NADP(+)), which translates to MNNTEAGAPALDRITPPQGERITAGPDGLIVPDHPVIPVIEGDGIGRDIMRATRTILDAAVEKSYEGRRKIAWFDVYAGERANEEYGEWLPEDTFEAIRHFVVALKGPLTTPVGGGFRSLNVTLRQVLDLYACVRPVRYFRGVPSPVVSPEKMNVVIFRENTEDVYAGIEYRSGTPEAEKVLAFLRDEMGAKIRDASGLGIKPISAFGTKRLVKKAIRHALDRDRSSVTLVHKGNIMKFTEGAFRDWGYELAEEEFAGETVREDTLDGPAPDGRIVMKDRIADSMFQQILTRTDEYSVLAMPNLNGDYLSDACAAQVGGLGMAPGANLGDSIGLFEATHGTAPKYADQDKVNPGSLLLSGVMMLDYLGWSEASVAIEAALEETILQKRVTYDLARLMGDVKPLSTSGFAEAVVENLPA; encoded by the coding sequence ATGAACAATACCGAAGCGGGAGCCCCCGCGCTGGACCGGATCACCCCTCCGCAGGGAGAGCGCATCACAGCTGGACCGGACGGGCTGATCGTTCCGGACCATCCCGTGATCCCGGTGATCGAAGGCGATGGAATCGGCCGTGACATCATGCGTGCGACGCGAACCATCCTGGATGCGGCCGTCGAAAAGTCGTACGAGGGGCGCCGGAAGATTGCATGGTTCGATGTGTACGCCGGGGAGCGCGCCAACGAGGAGTACGGCGAGTGGCTTCCCGAGGACACCTTCGAGGCCATCCGGCACTTCGTCGTCGCACTCAAGGGACCGCTGACCACGCCGGTCGGCGGCGGGTTTCGCAGTTTGAATGTGACCCTGCGTCAGGTGCTCGATCTGTACGCGTGCGTTCGTCCGGTGCGTTACTTCCGGGGAGTCCCGAGTCCGGTTGTGAGTCCGGAGAAGATGAATGTCGTGATCTTCCGGGAGAACACCGAGGATGTGTACGCGGGCATCGAGTACCGATCCGGCACGCCGGAAGCGGAGAAGGTGCTGGCTTTCCTGCGGGACGAAATGGGAGCGAAGATCCGAGACGCATCAGGACTCGGGATCAAGCCCATTTCCGCATTCGGAACGAAGCGTCTTGTGAAGAAGGCCATTCGCCATGCGCTGGACCGGGACCGATCCAGCGTGACGCTCGTCCACAAGGGAAACATCATGAAGTTCACCGAGGGCGCGTTCCGCGACTGGGGATACGAACTGGCGGAAGAGGAGTTCGCCGGGGAGACCGTTCGCGAAGACACGCTGGACGGCCCGGCGCCGGACGGTCGTATCGTCATGAAGGATCGGATTGCGGACAGCATGTTCCAGCAGATCCTGACACGCACGGACGAGTATTCCGTACTGGCCATGCCGAACCTGAACGGGGACTACCTCTCTGATGCGTGCGCCGCGCAGGTGGGCGGACTCGGGATGGCGCCCGGAGCCAACCTCGGGGATTCCATCGGGCTCTTTGAGGCCACGCACGGAACGGCACCCAAGTATGCGGATCAGGACAAGGTCAACCCGGGTTCGCTCCTGCTTTCGGGGGTCATGATGCTCGACTACCTGGGATGGTCAGAGGCGTCGGTCGCCATTGAGGCCGCGCTGGAGGAGACCATTCTTCAGAAGCGTGTCACTTACGATCTGGCGAGGCTGATGGGCGATGTGAAGCCGTTGTCCACCTCCGGATTCGCGGAAGCCGTTGTGGAGAACCTGCCCGCGTGA
- the hutH gene encoding histidine ammonia-lyase yields MVSLDGRNLTLADVVSVARERTPASVSDDAMDAVARARAFLEERVASGQIIYGVNTGIGHLAEVAIDAHKLEDLQRNIVRSHAAGTGPALAADEVRAVLLLKINLFAKGLSGVRPELVRLLQGMLREDVLPVVPAKGSLGASGDLAPLAHVALAVQGEGEVDHDGRTLPAVEGLREAGLEPLTLSFKEGLGLINGCQVMAGRGTLLLHDARILLRTAQAVSGMILEVFGASSEPFDERVHDARPYPGQRAVAANLRTLRTGGESGGRVQEAYSLRCVPQILGGVADAFDDLDRRLAVEVNAASDNPLVFAESREIIAAGNFHGESLGLALDHFGTALAEIASLAERQMNRLLNPALSGLPAFLAPATGLNSGLMILHYTAASLVSENKVLCHPACADSIPVSADQEDHVSMGGVSVHKAGGILENTAVVVGAAAMAACQAVDLVRGGSFGDATVALRKCMRGAVPFWEEDRHAATDLRAASRLALAGDLLGAVEAVTGTLE; encoded by the coding sequence ATGGTTTCTCTCGACGGTAGGAATCTGACGCTTGCGGATGTCGTGTCCGTCGCCCGGGAGCGCACCCCCGCTTCCGTTTCCGATGACGCCATGGACGCGGTCGCGCGCGCGCGCGCTTTTCTGGAGGAGCGTGTCGCGAGCGGTCAGATCATCTACGGCGTGAACACGGGAATCGGCCACCTGGCCGAGGTTGCGATCGACGCACACAAGCTGGAAGACCTTCAGCGGAATATCGTTCGCAGCCATGCGGCGGGCACCGGTCCCGCGCTGGCGGCGGACGAGGTTCGCGCCGTGCTTCTGCTGAAGATCAACCTCTTTGCGAAGGGGCTCTCCGGCGTGCGTCCGGAACTCGTGCGGCTCCTTCAGGGAATGCTTCGCGAGGATGTCCTCCCGGTGGTTCCGGCCAAGGGTTCCCTGGGGGCCAGCGGAGATCTCGCGCCACTGGCGCATGTTGCGCTGGCGGTTCAGGGCGAGGGGGAGGTCGATCACGACGGGCGCACCCTCCCGGCTGTGGAGGGACTCCGCGAGGCGGGGCTGGAGCCGCTGACACTCTCCTTCAAGGAGGGGCTGGGCCTCATCAATGGCTGCCAGGTGATGGCGGGGCGCGGGACCTTGCTCCTGCACGACGCGCGCATTCTCCTGCGTACGGCGCAGGCTGTGTCGGGCATGATTCTCGAGGTCTTCGGCGCGTCGTCCGAGCCGTTTGATGAACGCGTTCACGACGCGCGACCGTATCCGGGGCAGCGAGCCGTGGCCGCCAATCTGCGGACACTCCGGACCGGCGGCGAGAGCGGCGGGCGCGTGCAGGAAGCCTATTCGCTCCGCTGTGTCCCGCAGATTCTGGGCGGCGTGGCGGATGCATTCGACGACCTGGATCGACGACTGGCGGTAGAGGTGAACGCCGCCAGCGACAACCCGCTCGTCTTCGCGGAGTCCCGGGAGATCATCGCCGCCGGGAACTTCCATGGCGAGAGTCTGGGGCTTGCGCTCGACCACTTCGGGACTGCGCTCGCGGAGATCGCCTCCCTGGCAGAGCGGCAGATGAACCGGCTGTTGAACCCGGCGCTCTCCGGGCTCCCCGCGTTCCTCGCTCCGGCAACAGGGCTGAATTCCGGGCTGATGATCCTTCACTACACGGCGGCCTCTCTCGTCTCCGAGAACAAGGTGCTGTGCCACCCTGCGTGCGCGGATTCCATTCCGGTGTCCGCGGACCAGGAGGATCATGTCAGCATGGGCGGGGTGTCCGTCCACAAGGCCGGGGGTATTCTGGAGAACACAGCCGTCGTCGTGGGTGCGGCGGCGATGGCCGCGTGCCAGGCCGTCGATCTCGTCCGGGGTGGGTCCTTCGGTGACGCGACAGTAGCTTTGAGGAAGTGCATGCGCGGGGCGGTCCCCTTCTGGGAGGAAGATCGCCACGCCGCGACGGATCTGCGGGCCGCGTCCCGCCTTGCCCTTGCCGGGGATCTCCTCGGCGCGGTGGAGGCGGTGACGGGGACTTTGGAGTGA
- a CDS encoding amidohydrolase, with protein MVPGIPDEEESSMNHTGFALLGACIIPDPGDGSDSVLIRGGRIEAVGNAWEIRQAAGDLFTLEVGGRPLSAGFHDAHAHFFQAGLAGGRLSLESCRSLTETLDLLQDALAADKGRGPFLAEAWDSTDWPDSPPARKHLDAVTSTRPVILRRVCGHIAVANTPALALLARKWTGDGIDPDSGICVEGPALAMDQLFPPGKRERRRAFQAAGDQCLQCGITTTTDFLSPDLLEMYRQEMGERPLPLRVRAYLVDPDAQAPDPPHENDRFRVEGIKLFADGSIGGGTAALEADYANAKGERGVLLFTDAELAEAVRAGHDAGRRVAVHAIGDRAIRQVLDAFAALNPEESRALGHRIEHFEMPSTEDMKRLRELGVRPCMQPNFVGAWGMPGGLYERTLGSARWRRMNPLRSVADSGAGLFFGSDGMPTSPLFGIASAVGHPVESERLSPESALRHYTLACAEASGDSMRTGQIRPGFDADLVIPAVWPGDEPPEENESLLTILTGRVVHAAGPFQHLSTQDCDGSLLSSPGWPGPNGGTAS; from the coding sequence ATGGTGCCGGGCATCCCCGATGAAGAGGAGTCGAGCATGAACCACACCGGTTTCGCGCTGTTGGGGGCGTGCATCATCCCGGACCCCGGCGACGGGAGCGACTCGGTGCTCATTCGCGGGGGGCGCATCGAAGCGGTGGGAAACGCCTGGGAGATCCGGCAGGCGGCGGGCGATCTCTTCACGCTGGAGGTCGGAGGGCGGCCGCTGTCCGCGGGCTTCCACGACGCCCACGCGCACTTCTTCCAGGCGGGGCTGGCGGGCGGGCGGCTGTCGCTGGAGTCCTGTCGAAGCCTCACCGAAACGCTGGACCTGCTTCAGGACGCGCTGGCTGCGGACAAGGGCCGCGGACCCTTTCTCGCCGAAGCGTGGGACTCCACCGATTGGCCGGATTCCCCCCCCGCCCGGAAGCACCTGGACGCCGTCACCAGCACCCGGCCTGTCATCCTGCGCCGAGTGTGCGGGCATATCGCGGTCGCCAACACGCCGGCTCTCGCGTTGCTTGCCCGGAAGTGGACCGGCGACGGAATCGACCCCGACAGCGGAATCTGCGTGGAAGGCCCGGCACTGGCGATGGACCAACTCTTCCCGCCCGGGAAAAGGGAACGACGACGCGCGTTCCAGGCCGCGGGAGACCAGTGTCTTCAGTGCGGCATCACGACCACGACCGACTTCCTGTCCCCCGACCTTCTGGAAATGTACCGACAGGAGATGGGCGAACGCCCGCTGCCGTTGCGAGTCCGCGCCTACCTCGTGGATCCGGATGCTCAGGCTCCGGACCCTCCGCATGAGAACGATCGCTTCCGTGTGGAGGGCATCAAGCTCTTCGCCGACGGCTCCATTGGTGGAGGAACGGCCGCGCTGGAGGCCGACTACGCCAATGCGAAGGGGGAACGAGGCGTCCTGCTGTTCACGGACGCGGAGCTTGCCGAAGCGGTTCGAGCCGGACACGATGCGGGTCGGCGCGTGGCCGTCCACGCCATCGGCGACCGCGCCATTCGACAGGTGCTCGACGCCTTCGCCGCGTTGAATCCGGAAGAGTCACGGGCGCTGGGGCATCGCATCGAGCATTTCGAGATGCCTTCGACCGAGGACATGAAGCGCCTGCGGGAGCTGGGCGTGCGCCCGTGCATGCAGCCGAACTTCGTCGGAGCGTGGGGCATGCCGGGCGGCCTCTACGAGCGCACCCTCGGATCGGCAAGATGGCGGCGCATGAATCCGCTCCGAAGTGTGGCCGACTCCGGCGCGGGGCTCTTCTTCGGGTCGGACGGCATGCCCACCTCCCCGCTTTTCGGGATCGCCTCCGCCGTCGGCCACCCGGTGGAATCGGAGCGTCTTTCTCCGGAGTCCGCCCTCCGCCACTACACGCTGGCTTGCGCGGAAGCCTCCGGCGATTCGATGCGCACCGGACAGATCCGCCCGGGCTTCGATGCGGATCTGGTGATTCCGGCTGTCTGGCCGGGAGACGAACCACCGGAAGAGAACGAATCACTTCTGACGATTCTCACGGGCCGGGTTGTCCACGCGGCCGGCCCCTTTCAACACTTGAGTACACAGGACTGCGACGGCAGCCTGCTGTCTTCGCCGGGCTGGCCCGGTCCCAACGGAGGAACCGCTTCGTGA
- a CDS encoding PTS sugar transporter subunit IIA → MKLSAYLSPDGMAIPLTSSDKTRVLEELVSLLPSARDDATRRALLEAVVERENRMSTGIGQGIAIPHGKSDLIPTMEISFGLAPAGVAYEALDGEPVRILFLLVSSPGQTGPHIQALAQISRLLSSDVLRERLASATEPADVLDILRMEEAVQEESES, encoded by the coding sequence GTGAAGCTCTCCGCATATCTCTCACCGGATGGCATGGCCATTCCGCTGACGAGCTCCGACAAGACTCGGGTGCTGGAGGAGCTGGTCTCGCTCCTGCCGTCCGCTCGCGACGACGCCACGCGCCGCGCACTTCTGGAGGCCGTCGTCGAGCGCGAGAACCGCATGTCCACCGGCATCGGCCAGGGCATTGCCATCCCCCACGGCAAGTCCGATCTCATCCCGACGATGGAGATCTCCTTCGGACTGGCTCCCGCCGGAGTCGCCTACGAAGCGCTGGACGGGGAACCGGTGCGCATCCTGTTCCTGCTCGTTTCCTCCCCCGGGCAAACCGGGCCACACATCCAGGCGCTGGCCCAGATTTCGCGCCTGCTCTCCTCCGATGTGCTGCGGGAGCGCCTCGCATCCGCCACGGAGCCCGCGGATGTCCTCGACATCCTTCGCATGGAAGAGGCCGTTCAGGAGGAGTCGGAATCATGA
- the rpiA gene encoding ribose-5-phosphate isomerase RpiA, translating to MTPDALKRAVGYRAAELVEDGMAVGLGTGSTARYLVERLGERVAGGLSLRAVSTSDRTSAQAAEVGVPLTTLEECPVLDLAIDGADEVDPDGQLIKGLGGALYREKRVAVAARQFVVIVDESKLVPRLGEACPVPVETLPDAVPAVSEALRQLGANPVLRPGADGSAWITDNGNPILDAHFAAVENPAGMEAAINALDGVLDNGLFAGLTSRVLVGSPKGVREWIPPLAR from the coding sequence ATGACGCCGGATGCGCTCAAGCGGGCCGTGGGATACCGGGCCGCGGAACTCGTGGAGGACGGCATGGCCGTCGGCCTGGGGACCGGTTCCACCGCCCGCTATCTCGTAGAGCGACTCGGGGAACGCGTGGCAGGCGGGCTTTCGCTTCGGGCCGTCTCGACCTCGGACCGGACCTCCGCCCAGGCCGCCGAGGTGGGAGTCCCGCTGACCACGCTGGAGGAGTGCCCGGTTCTTGACCTGGCCATCGACGGCGCGGACGAGGTGGACCCCGACGGACAGCTCATCAAGGGACTCGGCGGGGCGCTCTATCGGGAGAAGCGCGTGGCGGTGGCCGCACGCCAGTTCGTGGTCATTGTGGACGAGTCCAAGCTGGTGCCCCGGCTGGGGGAAGCCTGCCCCGTCCCGGTCGAGACGCTTCCGGACGCCGTCCCTGCCGTGTCCGAGGCGCTCCGTCAGCTGGGAGCCAATCCGGTCCTCCGACCGGGAGCCGACGGCTCTGCGTGGATCACCGACAACGGCAACCCCATCCTCGACGCGCACTTCGCGGCGGTGGAGAATCCTGCCGGGATGGAGGCCGCGATCAACGCGCTGGATGGCGTTCTGGACAATGGCCTCTTCGCCGGTCTCACTTCCCGCGTCCTCGTGGGCTCCCCGAAGGGTGTCCGGGAATGGATTCCCCCGCTCGCACGCTGA
- a CDS encoding helix-turn-helix transcriptional regulator, protein MSDIGQNIRLLRQLKGITQTELAHGAGVAPAYISQIESDIRVPSLKIARGIAESLGTTVGVLLGEDSAHTTLRGRISKLEQLQLLQRLVLELQAELDAEDAVVEDAGAAEDADDSPARRASGP, encoded by the coding sequence ATGAGTGACATCGGGCAGAACATCCGGCTTCTCAGGCAACTCAAGGGCATCACGCAGACGGAGTTGGCCCACGGCGCGGGAGTCGCTCCGGCATACATCAGCCAGATTGAGTCGGACATTCGTGTTCCCAGTCTGAAGATTGCCCGCGGCATCGCCGAATCGCTGGGAACGACCGTGGGTGTCCTGCTGGGCGAGGATTCGGCCCACACGACGCTCCGGGGGCGCATCTCCAAGCTGGAGCAACTCCAGCTCCTCCAGCGCCTCGTTCTGGAACTGCAGGCGGAACTGGACGCTGAGGACGCTGTCGTGGAAGACGCCGGAGCTGCCGAAGACGCGGACGATTCCCCGGCACGCCGGGCTTCCGGCCCTTAG
- a CDS encoding HAD-IG family 5'-nucleotidase translates to MTQNPGPPTPEPPPRARPGRAIPSGVPLRPVPREARIFVNRNLKMGSLGAIGFDLDHTLAHYRVQEVDELAFRITQKKLVEKRGYPEEVLRIPYNPLFVVRGLVIDRKRGNILKMDYHNYVTRAYHGSRLLDEADRKRIYRMRRLRLSSDAYISVDTLFHMPEAYLYLALVDHFESRGSTPDFEAIYADVRAMIDEAHADGSIKQEIRADPAHYIAPDPMLGRVLAMFRDSSRKVFLLTNSEAYYTDVLLSFLLESNGGPSWKSYFDLVVVDACKPGYFLNRDTPGRFLEGTGEPGSVYSGGNVAHLEEQLGFAGDRILYWGDHTYGDILRSKKSVGWRTAMIIPELEAELATTDRISTDLHLLNEALTSRDRLDREENLTLQASERLAAMAEHSADSPDEVRKDLLLRLKRTRDHLAAVRAERVRLHREIAQRDDECQRAHNPFWGMLFRDGNEITRFGHQVRDFACIYTSRVSNLLNYPADSYFRAPVNRLPHEW, encoded by the coding sequence ATGACTCAGAATCCAGGACCTCCCACGCCCGAACCACCTCCCCGCGCGAGGCCCGGCAGAGCCATCCCTTCCGGTGTCCCTCTCCGTCCCGTCCCCCGGGAGGCGAGGATCTTCGTCAACCGGAACCTCAAGATGGGGTCGCTCGGTGCCATCGGCTTCGATCTGGACCATACGCTCGCTCACTACCGGGTTCAGGAAGTGGACGAACTCGCGTTTCGCATCACCCAGAAGAAGCTGGTGGAGAAGCGTGGCTATCCGGAGGAAGTCCTGCGGATTCCCTACAACCCGCTCTTCGTCGTCCGGGGACTCGTGATCGATCGAAAGCGCGGCAACATCCTCAAGATGGACTATCACAACTATGTCACGCGCGCCTATCACGGCAGCCGCCTTCTCGACGAAGCCGATCGCAAACGAATCTACCGGATGCGGAGGCTTCGCCTGTCTTCGGATGCCTACATCTCGGTCGACACGCTGTTCCATATGCCCGAAGCCTATCTCTACCTGGCGCTCGTGGATCATTTCGAATCACGGGGAAGCACTCCGGACTTCGAAGCGATCTACGCCGATGTCCGCGCCATGATCGACGAAGCGCACGCCGACGGTTCCATCAAGCAGGAGATCCGCGCGGATCCCGCTCATTACATCGCGCCGGACCCGATGCTCGGGCGTGTTCTGGCCATGTTCCGCGACTCTTCACGGAAGGTGTTCCTTCTGACCAACTCCGAGGCCTACTACACCGATGTTCTGCTCTCGTTTCTGCTGGAATCAAACGGAGGCCCGTCCTGGAAGTCGTACTTTGATCTGGTCGTGGTCGATGCCTGCAAACCCGGCTACTTCCTGAATCGCGATACCCCCGGGCGTTTTCTGGAAGGCACCGGCGAACCGGGGAGCGTGTACTCGGGAGGAAATGTCGCCCACCTCGAGGAGCAACTCGGCTTCGCGGGAGACCGCATCCTCTACTGGGGGGACCACACCTACGGAGACATCCTGCGATCCAAGAAGAGTGTCGGCTGGCGCACGGCCATGATCATTCCCGAACTGGAGGCCGAGTTGGCCACCACCGACCGCATCTCCACCGATCTGCACCTTCTGAACGAAGCGCTGACCTCGCGCGACCGGCTGGACCGCGAAGAGAACCTGACGCTCCAGGCGTCCGAGCGGCTGGCCGCGATGGCGGAGCATTCGGCGGACAGCCCGGACGAGGTTCGCAAGGATCTCCTCTTGCGCCTCAAGCGAACCCGCGACCATCTGGCTGCCGTCCGCGCGGAGCGAGTGCGGCTCCATCGGGAGATCGCGCAGCGCGACGACGAGTGCCAGCGCGCCCACAACCCGTTCTGGGGAATGCTCTTCCGCGACGGAAACGAGATCACCCGATTCGGCCATCAGGTGCGGGACTTCGCCTGCATCTACACGAGCCGCGTCTCGAACCTCCTCAACTACCCGGCGGATTCCTACTTCCGCGCCCCGGTGAACCGCCTGCCGCACGAATGGTAA